Proteins from one Nakamurella multipartita DSM 44233 genomic window:
- a CDS encoding S8 family peptidase, producing the protein MTEMRESATSYEPVEGDSILVSSQDAELVTSTLKDELGILVGRSEPDSRLGLTLLEFVPPAQLDDRDLGRASEKAPEVFVLGGPGELVLDAVLGRLREIFRARNAAWIPTMGKNRTLTQSIEGGVIIREDEYPPGLAGEPTTTLAAFAPGDHPVRVGLLDTPFVTHPWLSDRTRVIGANRLDPGTPNWRTGHSTFLAGLIAHQAPNAEIVVFPALNPLGRGSAWDVARRIADIAERNAKAAPNERIDVLNISSGTFTYDGQAPLALAAAVALLGPEVVVVAAAGNHGRDPRRLRAGVKYQWGRRPIFPAASAPVVAVGSADARGDRSTFSPDAPWVDVTTQGEELISTYLPSKVAGFEKASAGRDARYLGDPPTGTVRKFDGFAQWSGTSFATARVSGAIAAAVDRDTGVSARQAWSAIRAGLGSDRYLPLPLLS; encoded by the coding sequence ATGACCGAAATGCGCGAATCCGCGACGAGCTATGAACCGGTCGAGGGTGATTCGATCCTCGTGTCCAGCCAGGACGCCGAGCTGGTGACCAGCACCCTGAAGGACGAGCTAGGCATTCTGGTCGGTCGGTCCGAGCCGGATTCACGCCTGGGTCTGACCCTGCTCGAGTTCGTCCCGCCGGCCCAGCTCGACGATCGCGACCTGGGCCGGGCCAGTGAAAAGGCGCCCGAGGTGTTCGTCCTCGGCGGCCCCGGCGAGCTGGTGCTCGACGCCGTGCTCGGCCGGCTTCGCGAGATCTTCCGGGCTCGCAACGCCGCCTGGATACCCACCATGGGCAAGAACCGCACGCTGACCCAGTCCATCGAGGGTGGCGTGATCATCCGCGAGGACGAGTACCCGCCCGGGCTGGCCGGCGAGCCCACGACCACCCTGGCCGCGTTCGCCCCGGGCGATCATCCGGTGCGGGTCGGGCTGCTGGACACCCCGTTCGTGACGCATCCCTGGCTGTCCGACCGGACCCGGGTGATCGGCGCGAACCGGCTCGACCCGGGCACCCCCAACTGGCGCACCGGCCACAGCACCTTCCTGGCCGGTCTGATCGCCCACCAGGCGCCGAATGCCGAGATCGTCGTGTTCCCGGCGTTGAACCCCCTGGGTCGGGGCTCGGCCTGGGACGTCGCGCGGCGCATCGCCGACATCGCCGAGCGCAACGCCAAGGCCGCGCCGAACGAGCGCATCGACGTGCTCAACATCAGCTCCGGCACGTTCACCTACGACGGTCAGGCCCCATTGGCGCTGGCCGCCGCGGTCGCGCTGCTGGGCCCGGAGGTCGTCGTGGTGGCCGCGGCCGGCAACCACGGCCGGGACCCGCGCCGGCTACGGGCCGGCGTGAAGTACCAGTGGGGCCGCCGGCCGATCTTCCCGGCGGCCAGCGCGCCGGTGGTCGCGGTCGGGTCGGCCGACGCGCGCGGCGACCGGTCGACGTTCAGCCCCGACGCCCCCTGGGTCGATGTGACCACCCAGGGGGAAGAGCTGATCAGCACCTACCTCCCCAGCAAGGTGGCCGGCTTCGAGAAGGCCAGCGCCGGACGCGACGCCCGCTACCTGGGCGATCCCCCTACCGGCACGGTCCGCAAGTTCGACGGCTTCGCCCAGTGGTCGGGGACCTCGTTCGCCACCGCCCGGGTCAGCGGGGCCATCGCGGCCGCGGTCGACCGCGACACCGGCGTCTCCGCCCGGCAGGCGTGGTCGGCGATCCGGGCCGGCCTGGGATCCGACCGCTACCTGCCGCTGCCGCTGCTGTCCTGA
- a CDS encoding ABC transporter ATP-binding protein gives MIEAVGLTKRYGSTVAVDDLSFTVQSGMVTGFLGPNGAGKSTTMRMILGLDNPNGGRALIDGQPYAALTRPLTQVGALLDANWVHPNRSARSHLRFMAASNKIPARRVDEVLELVGLTSVGKKAVGKFSLGMKQRLGLAGALLGDPKVLLFDEPVNGLDPEGIYWIRTFMKNLAAQGRTVFVSSHLLSEMALTADHLIVIGRGRLIADAATKDFIAQATRSSIRVRSPQLADLRAALVTANLTVNDVDGALEVVGAPIEQVGDVAGAAGITLHELTPQVGSLEEAFIQLTGDAVEYGGSRAHGAGSAPISTVGAAGAPPPGFPPPGVPAGYPPPGPPGFAAPAPSPVPPREGESR, from the coding sequence ATGATCGAGGCAGTAGGCCTGACGAAGCGATACGGCAGCACGGTGGCCGTCGACGACCTGTCGTTCACCGTGCAGTCGGGCATGGTGACCGGATTCCTGGGACCCAACGGCGCGGGCAAGTCCACCACCATGCGGATGATCCTGGGTCTGGACAACCCGAACGGCGGGCGGGCGCTGATCGACGGCCAGCCCTACGCCGCGCTGACCCGGCCGTTGACGCAGGTCGGCGCGCTGCTGGACGCGAACTGGGTGCACCCCAACCGGTCCGCGCGCTCGCACCTGCGCTTCATGGCCGCGTCCAACAAGATCCCGGCCCGCCGGGTGGACGAGGTGCTCGAGCTGGTCGGGCTGACCAGCGTCGGCAAGAAGGCCGTCGGCAAGTTCTCGCTGGGCATGAAGCAGCGGCTCGGCCTGGCCGGTGCCCTGCTGGGCGATCCGAAGGTGCTGCTGTTCGACGAGCCGGTCAACGGACTGGATCCGGAGGGCATCTACTGGATCCGCACCTTCATGAAGAATCTGGCCGCCCAGGGCCGGACCGTCTTCGTCTCCTCGCACCTGCTCTCGGAGATGGCGCTCACCGCCGACCACCTGATCGTCATCGGCCGGGGCCGGCTGATCGCCGACGCGGCGACCAAGGACTTCATCGCCCAGGCGACCCGCTCCTCGATCCGGGTCCGCTCGCCGCAGCTGGCCGACCTGCGCGCCGCCCTGGTCACGGCGAATCTGACCGTCAACGACGTCGACGGGGCGCTGGAGGTCGTCGGCGCGCCGATCGAACAGGTCGGCGACGTGGCCGGCGCGGCCGGGATCACCCTGCACGAGCTCACCCCGCAGGTGGGCTCGCTGGAAGAGGCGTTCATCCAGCTCACCGGTGACGCCGTCGAGTACGGCGGTTCCCGCGCCCATGGAGCGGGATCGGCCCCGATCAGCACGGTCGGTGCGGCCGGAGCGCCGCCGCCCGGCTTTCCCCCACCGGGGGTGCCGGCCGGCTACCCGCCACCCGGCCCGCCGGGGTTCGCCGCCCCGGCCCCGTCCCCCGTTCCGCCGCGGGAAGGTGAATCCCGGTGA
- a CDS encoding ABC transporter permease yields the protein MTLLNVERIKLFSTRSPYWCLTAIAVAALGFATLFGLVENGDAAIPYLFLRGVGLGMSIFMVLAALAVTTEYRFGTIRNTFLGVPRRPKVLLAKTVLLALLGAVVGIVAAVASYFLAKGLAKNPPVPLELTTWDDWRQVVGYGAIFAIAAVIAVSVGTIVRQSAGAIAILLLWPLILESLFTLIPTVGPKVGPWLPFAASDKIIAPTTGVANLFQPSGGPDALQGLLVFAGTGLVLWLIALLLLQKRDA from the coding sequence GTGACCCTGCTCAACGTCGAACGCATCAAGCTGTTCTCCACCCGCTCGCCCTACTGGTGCCTGACCGCGATCGCGGTCGCCGCGCTGGGCTTCGCCACCCTGTTCGGGCTGGTGGAGAACGGCGACGCGGCCATCCCCTACCTGTTCCTGCGTGGCGTCGGCCTGGGCATGAGCATCTTCATGGTGCTCGCGGCGCTGGCGGTGACCACCGAGTACCGGTTCGGCACCATCCGCAACACCTTCCTGGGGGTGCCCCGGCGACCCAAGGTGCTGCTGGCCAAGACGGTGCTGCTGGCCCTGCTGGGTGCGGTGGTCGGCATCGTCGCCGCCGTCGCGTCCTACTTCCTGGCCAAGGGCCTGGCCAAGAACCCGCCGGTGCCGCTGGAGTTGACCACCTGGGACGACTGGCGGCAGGTCGTCGGCTACGGCGCGATCTTCGCCATCGCCGCGGTCATCGCGGTGTCGGTGGGCACGATCGTGCGGCAGTCCGCCGGCGCCATCGCGATCCTGCTGCTGTGGCCGCTGATCCTGGAGAGCTTGTTCACCCTGATCCCGACCGTGGGCCCGAAGGTCGGCCCGTGGCTGCCGTTCGCCGCCTCGGACAAGATCATCGCGCCGACCACCGGCGTGGCCAACCTGTTCCAGCCCAGCGGCGGACCCGATGCCCTGCAGGGGCTGCTGGTGTTCGCCGGCACCGGCCTGGTGCTGTGGCTGATCGCGCTGCTGCTCCTGCAGAAGCGTGACGCCTGA
- the trmB gene encoding tRNA (guanosine(46)-N7)-methyltransferase TrmB — protein MTTAPDDGLPAHFRRVVSFHPRGGRLNPVQRRAFETHAAAWYRDPIDFDGVIDPAALFGRDADVVLEIGSGMGESTAQMAIARPEINLLAVEVYKPGVAQTLHHLHRVGAQNVRLVRGDGVSVLTDLIAPGSLAEVWLFFPDPWPKTKHHKRRLVTPEFAELVASRLRKGGIFRLATDWEPYAEQMLAACTATRTLRNAHAGWAPRPTFRPPTRFERRGLAAGHQIQDLEFIRR, from the coding sequence GTGACCACCGCCCCGGATGACGGGCTGCCCGCCCACTTCCGTCGGGTGGTCAGCTTCCATCCCCGCGGCGGCCGGCTCAACCCCGTCCAACGGCGCGCGTTCGAGACCCACGCCGCCGCCTGGTACCGGGACCCCATCGACTTCGACGGCGTCATCGATCCGGCGGCCCTGTTCGGCCGCGACGCCGACGTGGTGCTGGAAATCGGCTCGGGCATGGGCGAGTCGACCGCGCAGATGGCGATCGCCCGGCCCGAGATCAACCTGCTGGCCGTCGAGGTCTACAAGCCCGGTGTCGCCCAGACGCTGCACCACCTGCACCGGGTCGGTGCGCAGAACGTCCGCCTGGTCCGGGGCGACGGGGTATCGGTGCTGACCGACCTGATCGCCCCCGGTTCGCTGGCCGAGGTGTGGCTGTTCTTCCCCGACCCCTGGCCCAAGACCAAGCACCACAAGCGCCGGCTGGTCACCCCGGAGTTCGCCGAGCTGGTCGCCTCCCGCCTCCGCAAGGGTGGGATTTTCCGGCTGGCCACCGATTGGGAGCCCTACGCCGAGCAGATGCTGGCCGCCTGCACCGCCACCCGCACCCTGCGCAACGCCCACGCCGGCTGGGCCCCCCGGCCCACCTTCCGCCCCCCGACCCGCTTCGAGCGCCGCGGCCTGGCCGCCGGCCACCAGATCCAGGACCTGGAGTTCATCCGCCGCTGA
- a CDS encoding ISL3 family transposase, with protein sequence MRGNRVWHRALGLMGAIVEDVDVDDPDLIVVRVRPVKRWAGRCGRCRRRSPWYDRGAGRRQWRTVDVGLSRAVVEAEAPRVSCREHGVVVAHVPWARHGAGHTLVFDRTVAWLATQTSKTATTQLLRISWRTVGAIVSRYWADHERLQDRLRGVRRLGIDEISYKRGHRFLTVVVDHDTGHLLWAAPGRDSATLHQFFDLLGPDRCALLTHVSADGATYISTVVKQRCPNAVRCADPFHVVGWATDALDKLRRIVISTARRQARRAAVDRIAGGSSPVVTAGQAGADLVKGMAGARSALLRNSEDLTENQQVKLAWIALTDPDLHRAYLLKEGLRLIFKLPVEQAATALENWITWARTAGIGLFSSLAKRITRHRASILAAIEHHMSNGRVESVNAKIRLITRVAFGFASPHALIALAMLRLGGHRPALPGRG encoded by the coding sequence GTGCGCGGAAACAGGGTATGGCATCGGGCGTTGGGCCTGATGGGGGCGATCGTTGAGGACGTCGACGTCGATGATCCGGACTTGATCGTGGTGCGGGTCCGGCCAGTGAAGAGGTGGGCGGGGCGGTGTGGCCGGTGTCGACGCCGGTCGCCGTGGTACGACCGGGGCGCCGGCCGTCGGCAGTGGCGGACGGTGGACGTGGGGTTGTCCCGGGCGGTGGTGGAGGCTGAGGCCCCTCGGGTGTCGTGCCGTGAGCATGGTGTGGTCGTTGCGCATGTGCCCTGGGCCAGGCACGGCGCGGGCCACACCCTGGTGTTCGACCGGACCGTGGCGTGGTTGGCCACTCAGACCTCGAAGACGGCCACGACCCAGCTGTTGCGGATCAGTTGGCGCACTGTCGGGGCGATCGTGTCTCGGTACTGGGCCGATCATGAACGGTTGCAGGACCGGTTACGCGGGGTCCGCCGCCTCGGGATCGATGAGATCTCCTACAAGCGTGGCCACCGGTTCCTCACGGTCGTGGTGGACCACGACACCGGTCACTTGTTGTGGGCGGCACCCGGTCGGGACTCGGCAACGTTGCACCAGTTCTTCGATCTTCTGGGCCCGGATCGGTGCGCTCTGCTGACCCATGTCTCGGCCGACGGCGCCACCTACATCAGCACGGTCGTCAAGCAGCGATGCCCGAACGCGGTCCGGTGTGCTGACCCGTTCCATGTTGTTGGGTGGGCTACCGACGCCTTGGACAAGCTACGACGCATCGTGATCAGCACGGCCCGTCGGCAGGCCCGCCGGGCCGCCGTCGACCGCATCGCGGGCGGCTCGAGCCCGGTCGTCACTGCCGGGCAAGCCGGCGCTGACCTGGTCAAGGGCATGGCCGGGGCCCGGTCGGCGTTGCTGCGAAACTCGGAGGACCTCACCGAGAATCAGCAGGTCAAACTGGCCTGGATCGCGCTGACCGACCCCGACCTGCACCGCGCGTATCTGCTCAAGGAAGGCCTTCGACTGATCTTCAAACTGCCGGTCGAGCAGGCCGCCACCGCCCTGGAGAACTGGATCACCTGGGCGCGGACCGCCGGCATCGGACTGTTCAGCAGCCTGGCGAAACGGATCACTCGACATCGAGCCAGCATCCTGGCCGCGATCGAGCACCACATGTCCAACGGCCGCGTCGAGTCCGTCAACGCCAAGATCAGGCTGATCACCCGAGTCGCGTTCGGGTTCGCCTCTCCACACGCCCTCATAGCCCTGGCTATGCTCCGGCTGGGCGGACACCGCCCAGCACTCCCAGGCCGCGGCTAA
- the bar gene encoding barbiturase, translating to MPESGLSSAPSTPEPIEVRKIPLHSVSDASELTALFDAGIIDADRVVAVIGKTEGNGGVNDYTRIIADRAFREAIVAGGTRTLDQVRQIPIVWSGGTDGVLSPHATVFATVPADSVPATDEPRLTVGFAMSEQLRPEDIGRTAMITKVAAAVREAMARAGITDPADVHYVQTKTPLLTIHTIRDAKQRGQTVWTEHTHESMDLSNGCTALGVAVALGEIEMPGDADVMHDRSLFSSVASCSSGVELDQAQVVVVGNARGVGGRYRIGHSVMQDALDADGIWAAIRDAGLDLPDRPHPRDLDGRLVNVFLKCEASQDGQVRGRRNAMLDDSDVHWHRQIKACVGGVTAAVTGDPAAFVSVSAAHQGPDGGGPVAAIVDLG from the coding sequence ATGCCCGAATCAGGCCTGTCCAGCGCACCGTCGACCCCCGAGCCGATCGAGGTGCGCAAGATCCCGCTGCACAGCGTGTCCGACGCCTCCGAGCTGACCGCGCTGTTCGACGCCGGGATCATCGACGCCGACCGGGTGGTCGCGGTGATCGGCAAGACCGAGGGCAACGGCGGCGTGAACGACTACACCCGGATCATCGCCGACCGGGCCTTCCGGGAGGCGATCGTCGCCGGCGGCACCCGGACCCTGGACCAGGTCCGGCAGATCCCGATCGTCTGGTCCGGCGGCACCGACGGTGTGCTGTCCCCGCACGCGACGGTCTTCGCCACGGTGCCGGCCGATTCGGTGCCGGCGACCGACGAACCCCGGCTGACCGTCGGCTTCGCGATGAGCGAGCAGCTGCGGCCCGAGGACATCGGCCGGACGGCGATGATCACCAAGGTCGCGGCGGCCGTCCGTGAGGCGATGGCCCGGGCCGGCATCACCGACCCGGCCGACGTGCACTACGTGCAGACCAAGACGCCCCTGCTGACCATCCACACCATCCGGGACGCCAAGCAACGCGGGCAGACGGTCTGGACCGAGCACACCCACGAGTCGATGGACCTGTCCAACGGTTGCACCGCGTTGGGGGTCGCGGTCGCGCTGGGCGAGATCGAGATGCCCGGGGACGCCGACGTCATGCACGACCGGTCGCTGTTCTCCTCGGTCGCCTCCTGCTCGTCCGGGGTCGAGCTGGACCAGGCCCAGGTGGTGGTCGTCGGCAACGCCCGCGGCGTCGGTGGCCGCTACCGCATCGGCCATTCGGTGATGCAGGACGCTTTGGACGCCGACGGCATCTGGGCGGCGATCCGGGACGCCGGCCTGGACCTGCCGGACCGGCCCCATCCCCGTGACCTGGACGGCCGCCTGGTCAACGTGTTCCTCAAGTGCGAGGCCTCCCAGGACGGGCAGGTCCGCGGCCGGCGCAACGCCATGCTCGACGATTCCGATGTGCACTGGCACCGGCAGATCAAGGCCTGCGTCGGCGGCGTCACTGCCGCGGTGACCGGAGACCCGGCCGCCTTCGTCTCGGTGTCCGCGGCCCACCAGGGCCCCGACGGCGGCGGCCCCGTCGCCGCGATCGTCGACCTCGGCTAA
- a CDS encoding glycosyltransferase 87 family protein, translating into MRVVRWWDSLPRATRVVTVVLPVLMAVFAAWAFNEVIGQDHNQFDLRLYYDAINFWLSGHDLYSYSQPDPVNIELGFTYPPVGALLMTPMSLFSYPVVHAMSMLGIVAAGAAFVYLTLRERVRLPKPLMLAAVGVATAFAFTLEPFRQTLSFGQINIYLTLLVAVDLLILRRRGSKWTGVGIGLATAIKLTPGIFIIYLLVVGRWRAALTAVGTVIAANLVSLVIAPAETWKYFTALMWETSRVGFLDTTVNQSVNGLIARLDSPLAPGRLPWLALALVVLVVGFWRARRAALGGDELAAMTLAGLVGVLVSPVSWVHHIIWIFPAMLIIAVRLKRTIGELAADDSGYGSSDRALMGRIGQAIGYSVLMTAGLTFWCIPTAALMDVKDWEYENGGTLLAFAGSVQLLWMLVALVVLPLEKSGAMTGTRPADRIPGPSADRVDELEAQFAAVDTGSVPAAARATRVVLPAPAASPDIRS; encoded by the coding sequence ATGCGCGTGGTGCGCTGGTGGGATTCGCTGCCCCGCGCCACCCGGGTCGTGACGGTCGTGCTGCCCGTGCTGATGGCCGTGTTCGCGGCGTGGGCGTTCAACGAGGTCATCGGTCAGGACCACAACCAGTTCGATCTGCGGCTGTACTACGACGCCATCAACTTCTGGCTCTCCGGGCATGACCTGTACTCGTACTCGCAGCCCGATCCGGTCAACATCGAGCTCGGCTTCACCTACCCGCCGGTGGGCGCCCTGCTGATGACGCCGATGAGCCTGTTCAGCTACCCGGTCGTGCACGCCATGTCGATGCTGGGCATCGTGGCCGCCGGTGCGGCATTCGTCTACCTGACCCTGCGCGAGCGGGTCCGCCTGCCCAAGCCACTGATGCTGGCCGCCGTGGGCGTGGCCACCGCGTTCGCATTCACTCTCGAGCCGTTCCGGCAGACGCTGTCCTTCGGCCAGATCAACATCTACCTGACCCTGCTGGTCGCGGTCGATCTGCTGATCCTGCGTCGCCGCGGCAGCAAGTGGACCGGGGTGGGCATCGGCCTGGCCACCGCCATCAAGCTGACCCCGGGCATCTTCATCATCTACCTGCTGGTGGTGGGTCGCTGGCGGGCCGCGCTGACCGCGGTCGGCACGGTCATCGCCGCCAACCTGGTCAGCCTGGTCATCGCGCCGGCCGAGACCTGGAAGTACTTCACCGCGCTGATGTGGGAGACCTCCCGGGTCGGTTTCCTGGACACCACGGTCAACCAGTCGGTCAACGGCCTCATCGCCCGGCTCGACTCCCCGCTCGCCCCCGGCCGCCTGCCCTGGCTGGCGCTCGCCCTGGTGGTGCTGGTCGTCGGCTTCTGGCGGGCCCGGCGGGCCGCACTCGGCGGCGACGAGCTGGCCGCGATGACGCTGGCCGGCCTGGTCGGCGTGCTGGTCAGCCCGGTCAGCTGGGTGCACCACATCATCTGGATCTTCCCGGCGATGCTGATCATCGCGGTGCGGCTCAAGCGGACCATCGGTGAGCTGGCCGCCGACGACAGCGGGTACGGCTCGTCGGATCGGGCGCTCATGGGCCGCATCGGTCAGGCCATCGGGTACTCGGTGCTGATGACCGCGGGCCTGACGTTCTGGTGCATCCCGACGGCCGCGCTGATGGACGTCAAGGACTGGGAGTACGAGAACGGCGGCACGCTGCTGGCGTTCGCCGGCAGCGTGCAGCTGCTGTGGATGCTGGTCGCGCTGGTCGTGTTGCCGCTGGAGAAGTCGGGCGCCATGACCGGGACGCGTCCGGCCGACCGGATCCCGGGCCCGTCCGCCGATCGGGTCGACGAGCTCGAGGCCCAGTTCGCCGCCGTGGACACCGGCTCGGTTCCGGCCGCCGCCCGGGCCACCCGGGTGGTGCTGCCGGCGCCGGCGGCCAGCCCCGACATCCGGTCCTGA
- a CDS encoding AlbA family DNA-binding domain-containing protein, which produces MEFGQDSVIAIAVALPVWLLVAYLIGQLARWLLRGRVSLSTSSTTVIAVLGVSGGMLIGGLIDSASNPWSLRVVLLAVLVTTALLAMFAAVAARLQPPRPAEPVQELIRRGESDRLEFKSSARWNLHTKARDERIELVIAKAVSGFLNSDGGTLLIGVNDAGDVIGLANDFTVVKSPDADRFELWLRDYLATALGQTAAGQVVIDFTPVTVDGADTYVCRVTCPASPRPVFLRPGKGGAVSELWVRIGNSTRQLKVDEAVDYVMHRWPLGVGRTLSAQLRAAARGSGTAA; this is translated from the coding sequence GTGGAATTCGGACAGGACTCGGTGATCGCGATTGCGGTTGCCCTGCCGGTGTGGCTGCTGGTCGCCTACCTGATCGGGCAGCTGGCCCGCTGGCTGCTCCGGGGGCGCGTGTCGCTGTCCACTAGCAGCACGACCGTCATCGCGGTGCTGGGCGTCTCCGGCGGGATGCTGATCGGTGGCCTGATCGACTCCGCGTCGAACCCGTGGAGCCTGCGGGTGGTGCTGCTGGCCGTCCTGGTCACCACCGCGCTGCTGGCGATGTTCGCCGCGGTCGCCGCCCGCCTGCAGCCGCCGCGGCCGGCCGAACCCGTGCAGGAGCTGATCCGGCGCGGGGAATCCGACCGGCTCGAGTTCAAGTCCAGCGCCCGCTGGAACCTGCACACCAAGGCCCGCGACGAACGGATCGAACTGGTCATCGCCAAGGCGGTGTCCGGGTTCCTGAACTCCGACGGCGGGACCCTGCTGATCGGGGTGAACGACGCCGGCGACGTGATCGGCCTGGCCAACGACTTCACGGTGGTCAAGTCGCCCGACGCGGACCGGTTCGAGCTATGGCTGCGGGACTACCTGGCCACCGCGCTCGGTCAGACCGCCGCCGGCCAGGTTGTCATCGACTTCACTCCGGTCACCGTGGACGGCGCCGACACCTACGTCTGCCGGGTGACCTGCCCGGCCTCACCCCGCCCGGTGTTCCTGCGGCCGGGCAAGGGCGGCGCCGTCTCCGAGCTGTGGGTGCGCATCGGCAACTCCACCCGGCAGCTCAAGGTCGACGAGGCGGTCGACTACGTCATGCACCGCTGGCCGCTGGGGGTCGGTCGAACCCTGTCCGCGCAGCTGCGGGCCGCGGCCCGCGGGTCGGGAACGGCCGCCTGA
- a CDS encoding IS1380-like element ISNml2 family transposase encodes MRKSTGLYPSLRVDATGKRVVSHGGSVLLALAADRVGLGRGLSAALRPWRKPMAVHDPGKILLDLAISLAIGGDCLADIAQLRAEPAVFGHVASDPTVSRLIDTLASDATAALKAIDTARAAARARAWKLAGPAAPNHDRSAKAPLVVDVDATLVTAHSEKQLAAATFKKGFGFHPIGAWADHGPDGTGEPLAMLLRPGNAGSNTAADHISVVKAALAQLPCTTADRRPGRGVLVRTDGAGGTHEFVDWMARQRVQYSVGFTLTTDITAKVDALPEAAWTPAYNADQEPRDGAWVAELTGVLKLKGWPKDMRVIVRAERPHPGAQLKFTDSNGNRLTAFATNTKGGQLADLELRHRRRARCEDRIRNSKDTGLNNLPLNDFAQNQVWIAVVQLATELTAWMQMLAFTGTPARTWEPKKLRHRLFSVAARIGRKARRTWLRLSAHAPHRDLLLHGLARLRNLPQLT; translated from the coding sequence ATGCGGAAGTCTACCGGGCTGTACCCGTCGCTCCGAGTCGATGCCACCGGCAAGCGGGTGGTGTCCCACGGCGGGTCGGTGCTGCTGGCCTTGGCCGCGGACAGGGTCGGTTTGGGTCGTGGGTTGTCGGCGGCGTTGAGGCCGTGGCGCAAGCCGATGGCGGTGCACGACCCGGGCAAGATCCTGCTCGACCTGGCGATCTCGCTGGCGATCGGCGGTGACTGCCTGGCCGACATCGCCCAACTGCGGGCCGAGCCCGCCGTGTTCGGTCATGTGGCGTCCGACCCGACTGTGTCCCGGCTGATCGACACCCTCGCCTCGGACGCGACGGCAGCGCTGAAGGCGATCGACACCGCGCGGGCGGCAGCCCGCGCCCGGGCGTGGAAGCTGGCCGGACCCGCCGCACCGAACCATGACCGGTCGGCGAAGGCGCCGCTGGTCGTCGACGTGGACGCCACCCTGGTCACCGCGCACTCCGAAAAGCAGCTGGCAGCAGCAACATTCAAGAAGGGCTTCGGGTTCCACCCGATCGGCGCGTGGGCCGACCACGGCCCGGACGGCACCGGTGAACCCCTGGCGATGCTGCTGAGGCCGGGCAACGCCGGCTCCAACACCGCAGCCGACCACATCAGCGTGGTCAAGGCCGCGCTCGCGCAACTGCCCTGCACCACGGCGGACCGACGGCCCGGCCGCGGTGTGCTGGTCCGCACCGACGGGGCCGGCGGAACCCACGAGTTCGTGGACTGGATGGCCCGGCAACGGGTCCAGTACTCGGTCGGGTTCACCCTGACCACCGACATCACCGCCAAGGTCGACGCCCTGCCGGAGGCGGCGTGGACACCCGCGTACAACGCCGACCAGGAGCCCCGGGACGGGGCCTGGGTGGCCGAACTGACCGGGGTCCTCAAGCTCAAGGGCTGGCCCAAGGACATGCGGGTCATCGTCCGCGCCGAACGACCCCATCCCGGTGCCCAGCTGAAGTTCACCGACTCGAACGGCAACCGGCTCACCGCGTTCGCCACGAACACCAAAGGCGGACAGCTCGCGGATCTGGAACTGCGGCATCGGCGCCGCGCCCGCTGCGAGGACCGGATCCGCAACTCGAAGGACACCGGCCTGAACAACCTGCCCCTCAACGACTTTGCCCAGAATCAAGTGTGGATCGCGGTCGTGCAACTGGCCACCGAACTGACCGCATGGATGCAGATGCTCGCCTTCACCGGCACCCCGGCGCGGACCTGGGAGCCCAAGAAGCTGCGGCACCGACTGTTCAGCGTCGCCGCCCGGATCGGCCGCAAAGCCCGCCGTACCTGGCTCCGCCTGTCCGCGCACGCACCCCACCGCGACCTCCTCCTGCACGGCCTGGCCCGGCTGCGGAACCTGCCGCAACTGACCTGA
- a CDS encoding recombinase family protein: MRIGYGRVSTRDQRPEAQQDALDAAGCDQVFIDRASGKLASRPELDKALIAASRAGDQLLVTKLDRLGRSLDHLNRLSEDLRIRDVDLVVLDQGIDTSTAVGRMFFQILGSIAEFERALISERTIDGLKAARARGRTGGQKKKLGPRQARMARDMYDETSEDGRRRYTVAQIAGEFGVSLPLSS; this comes from the coding sequence ATGCGGATCGGATACGGACGAGTGTCGACTCGGGACCAGCGACCAGAAGCCCAGCAGGATGCTCTGGATGCCGCGGGCTGCGACCAGGTGTTCATCGACAGAGCGAGTGGCAAGCTGGCCAGCCGCCCTGAGCTCGACAAGGCGCTCATCGCCGCCAGCCGCGCGGGTGACCAACTGCTCGTGACCAAGTTGGACAGGCTCGGGCGCTCACTGGACCACTTGAACCGGCTGTCGGAGGACCTGCGGATCCGTGATGTCGATTTGGTGGTGCTCGATCAGGGAATCGACACGTCGACCGCGGTCGGACGGATGTTCTTTCAGATCCTTGGTTCGATCGCGGAGTTCGAGCGCGCGCTCATCTCCGAGCGAACCATCGACGGACTCAAGGCAGCCCGGGCGCGCGGCCGCACAGGAGGCCAGAAGAAGAAGCTCGGCCCGCGGCAGGCTCGGATGGCACGCGACATGTACGACGAGACCAGCGAGGACGGTCGCCGCCGATACACGGTCGCCCAGATCGCGGGAGAGTTCGGTGTTAGCCTGCCGCTTTCATCGTAA